Within the Mucilaginibacter sp. CSA2-8R genome, the region AATGCTTGGAATGGCCTTTATCAATCTTGGTGCGCAGGTAATTGATATATACATCAACCACGTTGCTCTTGGGTTTTACAGAGGTGCCCCATACCGTTTCGGCAATAAAAGCGCGCGATAAAACACGGTCCTGATTTTTCATTAGCAATTCGAGCAATAAAAATTCACGCGTTGATAAATGTATGTATCTGCCATGGCGCGTTACCACTTTGCGGTCGGTATCTAATTCCAGGTCATCCAGGCGATATACCCTTTGTTCGGGTATTTCTTGTTCTTTATGCTCGCGGTGCATCATCATGTTTACACGATCGAGCAATTCAGTAAATTTTACCGGTTTGGTCAAAAACTCGTCAGCACCGCATTTTAAGGCATCTTCTTTGCCATAGTCGCCGCCAGGAGACGACAACATCACTATAGGCAAATGCTGGTCAAGCTCCCGTATTTTTTTACAAGCTTCTAATATACCGGTAGAAAGCACGTTTATGTCCAGTATAATCAGGTCGTAATGGTCGCCGCGTACCATGCGGTATCCCTTACTGCCATCGTTGGCTACAGCTACCGAATGCAGTTGTTCCCGCAGATCCCGGCTAATGGCAGCAGCTACTTTTGGCTCATCATCAATCAGTAAGATTTTCATAGTGCGGGCAAAACTATATTGCCTACAGTCATCCTAAAAATGTATTAAAGGTTTCTAACGGTCTTTTAATGGCTTTCTAATGTGTATTAAAGCGCCATTAAATTTATACTCGTTTGGGGAATAAAAATACTATTAATTTTAACCTAGACTGAAGCAAAGGGGAAGAGCCATTGGTTAAACTACAGATTATAAAACATGAAATTTATGATTACAACATTAATGGTTAAATAATACTGGTTAACAAACTATAAAATAGTTGCACTGATATCACGTTGCGTTGCCTGTGTGTTTAAACAAAATAGCACTATTGTTACTTGTATAAATATCATAAGTATTTAAGCTATCCAGTACCGGCAACGCAGCCGATTTTTGTATGAGTACCATCCTGATCATTACCATATTATTTTTAATCAGCACTATTTTTAGTTTCATCAATGCACGGTTTATTAAGTTACCGGGTGTGATAGGCGTGATGGTGCTGGCTATTGCTGCAGCGCTTATTACCGTTGCGGCAGGCTCTTTTTTGCCCGGATTTAGCCGGCTTATTTTTGAACTTACCCATTCTATAGATTTTTCCAAGACATTGCTCGACGTCATGTTGGGCTTTTTGTTATTTGCCAGTGCCCTTCACTTTGACGTAAATAAACTGCGGGAAAACTTGAAAGGCGTGCTGATGATTAGTACGGTAGGCGTAGTGCTGTCTACCTTAATATTTGCGGGATTGCTGTTTGAGCTTTTACTATTATTTAAGATAGACGTACCTTTTATTTATTGCCTGGTTTTTGGCGCTTTAATTTCGCCTACCGATGCCGTGGCTGTGGCGGCTTTAATGACCAAATCGCGTATGCCCGACAGGCTTAAAACAATCATTTCGGGCGAGTCTTTGTTTAACGACGGCATTGGCATTGTATTATTTGTCAGTTTTTCTGAAGTGGCCACCATTCCCGAAAAAAACTTTTCGTTACCCGAGGTAGCCCGGCTTTTTGCACAAGAGGTATTTGGCGGCTTGTTTTTAGGGGCCTTGCTGGGATTAATTGTTTACCGCATGATGCGGTCGATCAACGATTTTCAAACGAAGGTTATGCTCACTATTACGCTGGTACTTGGCATTGCTGCTATTGCCGGTTTAACCCATATTTCGGCACCGTTGGCCGTTGTAGCGGCAGGCTTAATAATTGGCAGCCATTCTTTTAAAAGAAACGAGACTATTGCCGGGGGCGAGGACTTGGAGAGGGTATGGTCATTGGCTGATGAACTTTTAAATACTATTTTGTTTGTGCTGATTGGCTTGCAATTGGTATCTATTGCAGTGCGTACAGATTACCTGTTGATAGGCATAGCCGCTATCGTGATCTTGTTAGCAGCACGAATGCTGAGTATTATTTTGCCTATCGTTTTTTTACGCAGAACGCTATCGCTTAAATACAGCAGCGTGGCCATTTTAACATGGGGTGGTTTGCGCGGCGGTATTTCAGTAGCCCTGGCGTTATCACTGCCCGACTCATCCTACAAATCGCTGATCTTAACCGCTGGGTTCGTTATTGTGGTGTTTTCTATTGTAGTACAAGGCCTTACCTTAAATAGTTTTATAAATATCTTGTTGGTCGAAAGTAAAACAGATCAGTAGTTTGTGTTCCTTAACCGAATAGGCCGTACCTATCAAATATAGTTTCGGAAACTACGCTTCTTAAAAATAAAAAGGGCACGATGTAATTACTCATCGCGCCCTAAAGGGAAAATCAATAGTATTTAATTTATTGTACCGGAGCAACACCTGTAGAGGAGTTGGCAATTGGCCAAACACCAGGCTGAGGCACACTTACTCCTTTAGTGCTACCCCTAACCATTTGATCATTACCGAAGTAATACATAGGCCAGCCTTTGTAAGTAAGTTGTTTTTTACCAAAAACGTCAATTACACCGAACTGGGTTTTATCTAAAATTGAGGGGATGCTTTGCACAGTTGCCATTTCATAAACCGGCCATACGGCATTGTTGCTGAAATCCGACTTAGTGAAGGTATTTTTATTAAACTTATCCGGCGAAAATGCATACAATGTACGGCCGTTAGCATCAGTAATAAATTGGGTAATGCCTTGCCCTGCCTGCATCTGGCTGTTATACTGCGTGCCGTTTTGCCCAACCAGTTGAGTGTTGGCCAGCATAACTGTGTAATCGGCTTTAGCAACAAACCAGGTGTTGTTTACTTTGTCGCCGTTTACATCGCCGGATTTAGCATCGTTTTGGTAATAGTATAAAGGCCAGCCTTTGTAGGTGGTTTGCTTGCTGCCATCGGCCCGGGTGGTTACGCCAAAATCTGTGGCGGTTAAACCTGTGCCAATAGAGGGGTTTTCTTTGTAAAATGCCTGCCATACTACGGCGCAACCGTCCGTACAGCCAGAGGTGCCGTTGGCATCAATGGCAAAAAAATACAGTGACCGGCCATTATTGTCGGTAATAATGTTGCCGAAGTTAGTGCTGCTGCTGAGCTTCACACCAGTAACTGGTGCTGGCGTGTTAGTGTCGGTTGCCGAGTTGTCTTTTTTACATGAGGAAAAGCAGGCGATCAGGACGACAGCGAACACCATCATCCGGCAGGTTTGTTTTAGTAGGTTCATAGCAAAAGAGTTTTGTAAGACTTAGTTTGTTTATATAGTCATTACGCCACCTTTTTAATAACAGTTGCCTGTCCCTAAAAATAAGTAGTTATATCATTGTTTAGCAGCAAAAAAACAGCACACATTCGATGATTCAAACGTACGGTGTTGAAAGTTTCAATTTTATTTTTAACAAAAAGACATCTGCAGTACCATCATTCAGAACGTAAACTACGTACCGGGTTAACCATTGCCGCCTTGCCTGCCCTGATGCTTACAATAAATAGCGCAATCACGATCATTACCATGCCGCCCAACAAAAATATCCACCAGCTTAACGCCGTATGATAGGCGAAGTTTTGCAGCCACTGGTGGGTTTGCCACCAGGCAATTGGCAACGCAATTATAAAGGCTATAACCAACAGTTTGGCAAACTCGGCAGCCAGCAAGGTAATTATTTGTGTGACCGAGGCACCCAGCACCTTGCGTACACCAATTTCTTTAACCCGTTTATTAGTCATGAAAATAACCAGACCCAGCATACCCAGGCAGCTTATTAAAATAGCCACCCCTGCCGACCAACTGAGCAGTACTGAAAGTTGGCGGTCTTGCTTGTAAAAGTTTTCTACCGTTTTATCTAAAAAGCTGTAATCAAAATCGGTATCCGGGTATATTTTTTTCCAGGCAGCTTCCATTTTTTTGATGGCCTTATTCCAGGTTTCGGGGTTTTGCTGCAGCGCCACATGCATAATGTAGCCAAATTTAGGCGCCGAGAAATAGATCAGCGGTGATACTGCCGTGTGCAGCGAAGCCTGATGAAAATCATGCATAACGCCAACCACTGGGATTTGACCGTTATTGAAATGCAATGTATGACCAACTGCATCAGCCGGTCGGGTAAATCCGATTTGCTTAGCCAGCGTTTCATTAATCAGTAATTCGTTAGCAGTATCTGATGCTGTTATGTTGCGCCCCGCCACCAGTCCAATTTTATAAACATTCAGGTAAGAGGTGTCGCCGTTGCGGGAGGCCACCTGCAGCTGAATGTCTTTGCCTTTTTCCTGATAAGTAAGCTCGTTAGTCATGCTGCCACTAAAAGCCGGAGACTGGTTGCCCAGGCTAACAGCCTGAATTTCGGGGATACTTGCCAGTTGTTGCCTAAGCAGGAATTTTTTGTTGTTTGGAGCACTTAAATCAAAAGGTACATAAAAGTTAATAACAGCATCTTTACGGAAACCCATATTTTGTGCCTGCGCAAAACGAAGCTGCTTATTAACCACCAGCACGCCGATGACAAACACCTGTGCAATAATAAACTGTGATATAATAAGGCTTTTACGAAGCCAGACACTGCCAGATGTTGCCGTATTCTTACTTTTTAACACGGCGACAGGCCTGAAGGCGGACAATACAAATGCCGGATAAAGACCAGCCAGTAAACTTACGGCAATGACCAATAATAATAGAAACAGCCATACTGCAGGGTTGGTCAGCAAGTAATTTGCTTTCATTTCTTGCGGTATAAAACCGCTGAAAACTTTAAGCAATACGGGAATCAAAGCTGTTGATAATAGGGCAGTTACTGAGGTTAGCAGGAATACCTCGAGCAAAAACTGTGTGACCAACTGACTTTTGCCGCTACCCAGTGTTTTGCGGATGCCGATTTCTTTAGCTCTTTCGGAAGCATGCGCGGTAGACAAGTTAATAAAGTTGATAGCACCTAACGCTAATAAAAATGCCGCAAGTAAAATTAAATTAGGAATAATATGCGGATTTACCGAGCCGTCATAATCGGGATTGAAGTGAACGTCTGACAAAGGTTGCAGCCGGTGAATGGTTTTAGAATATTTGTTATAAGAACGCACAACCTTATACATTTGCCGGTTAACAGCGCTGGCTGATACATGTGGCTTTAATTTAACCAAAACCTGGTTAGCCGAATTGATATTTTGCCATTGGTCAATGTGGTAGTTGTTTTTGATGCTCGTTTGAAAAACAGTAACAGCCGATATGATACATTGGCGCTTAAAATCGCTGTTACCTTCCAGGTCGGCAACTATGCCGCTAACCGTTGTCCGGACTGTATCACTGAGGATGATTGTTTTACCTACAATTTTATTGATGGGCAACCCGGGAAAATAGACTTCTGCCCGGCTTTTTGTGATCACCATTTGGTAAGGTAAATTCAAAGCTTGCCTTGCGCTGCCGGCCAGCCATCGGTGGGGGATAATATTAAAGTATCCACTGTCGGCAAACACAATATCATTTTGGCTCTTGAAAACCTTGTCCGGCCTGGTGCTTCCTTCAGGAATAATTACTTTAGTATTCCAATCAAAATATTCAAACAATGGGGTAACGGTTTCAATACCTGTTATTTGATTTTTAATTACATTGGCCAGGGGCACAGGTCCTCCGGCACCTTTCCAGCGGTCTCCATCACTTACAATTCTGTGTATCCGGTCACCATCCGGCTCAAAGCGGTCGAAACTACGCTGGTGGTGAACCATCATAAAAATAACAAGTGCGGCGCTGATGCCGATGGACAGGCCAACCATGTTAATCAGCGTAGTAACTTTGTTGCGCGAGAAATACCGTAAGGCGGTTAGAATGTAATTTTTTATCATTGTTGCAGCGGGTCAGGTGTACGTTTACGAGGTCAACCACAATGCCATATTATAAGTAGTTATAAATGAATGAATTGCAAAATGTATTCATTTATAACTGTTCGGAACCGGACACTACCCGTACGAAATTAAGTTGATTTGAATTAAAAAACGTCCGCGCAATTTGGGCTTAAAAATATAAATAAGAGAGTCAAAGATTATCTTGCATAATGACTGAAGTACAACCCGAAACCCGCAGAAACCGAGGTAAAGACCCCGAGGACGATGTGCTTTTTGGCCCGGTAAGCGAGCAGCAGAAACTCTTAACGGCATTAGACGATATGCATTACCTGCTCAGCAAAGATTACCCGCCGAGGGCCACGCTGGCATTAGTAGGTAACCGTTACCGGTTGCGGCAAAGGCAAATTCTGGCTTTGCAGGGTATGGCTTGTTCGGCTCAGGATATCAATGGCCGCCGCGAAAAAGAAGTATCTGCCAATTTTATTAAAGGCAACACCATTTTTCTTGATGGTTTTAATGTGCTGATTGTGATGGAAACTTTGCTTTCGGGCGGCTTTGTTTTCAGGGGGCTGGATGGATGTTACCGTGATATCTCGTCGGTGCATGGGTCTTATAAACGGGTACGCCAAACACTCAACGTTTTGGTGATCATTGGCCAGGCGCTGCAGCAACTTGGCGCCGAAAAAGTTGTATGGATATTTGATGCACCTATATCCAACAGTGGTCGCCTAAAAACATTATGTTATGAAATAGCCGCCCATCACCAATTTGCATGGGATGTTTACTTGGACA harbors:
- a CDS encoding response regulator transcription factor, translating into MKILLIDDEPKVAAAISRDLREQLHSVAVANDGSKGYRMVRGDHYDLIILDINVLSTGILEACKKIRELDQHLPIVMLSSPGGDYGKEDALKCGADEFLTKPVKFTELLDRVNMMMHREHKEQEIPEQRVYRLDDLELDTDRKVVTRHGRYIHLSTREFLLLELLMKNQDRVLSRAFIAETVWGTSVKPKSNVVDVYINYLRTKIDKGHSKHLIHTVTGMGYIFKKETRYKLNSAHK
- a CDS encoding sodium:proton antiporter, translated to MSTILIITILFLISTIFSFINARFIKLPGVIGVMVLAIAAALITVAAGSFLPGFSRLIFELTHSIDFSKTLLDVMLGFLLFASALHFDVNKLRENLKGVLMISTVGVVLSTLIFAGLLFELLLLFKIDVPFIYCLVFGALISPTDAVAVAALMTKSRMPDRLKTIISGESLFNDGIGIVLFVSFSEVATIPEKNFSLPEVARLFAQEVFGGLFLGALLGLIVYRMMRSINDFQTKVMLTITLVLGIAAIAGLTHISAPLAVVAAGLIIGSHSFKRNETIAGGEDLERVWSLADELLNTILFVLIGLQLVSIAVRTDYLLIGIAAIVILLAARMLSIILPIVFLRRTLSLKYSSVAILTWGGLRGGISVALALSLPDSSYKSLILTAGFVIVVFSIVVQGLTLNSFINILLVESKTDQ
- a CDS encoding ABC transporter permease, with the translated sequence MIKNYILTALRYFSRNKVTTLINMVGLSIGISAALVIFMMVHHQRSFDRFEPDGDRIHRIVSDGDRWKGAGGPVPLANVIKNQITGIETVTPLFEYFDWNTKVIIPEGSTRPDKVFKSQNDIVFADSGYFNIIPHRWLAGSARQALNLPYQMVITKSRAEVYFPGLPINKIVGKTIILSDTVRTTVSGIVADLEGNSDFKRQCIISAVTVFQTSIKNNYHIDQWQNINSANQVLVKLKPHVSASAVNRQMYKVVRSYNKYSKTIHRLQPLSDVHFNPDYDGSVNPHIIPNLILLAAFLLALGAINFINLSTAHASERAKEIGIRKTLGSGKSQLVTQFLLEVFLLTSVTALLSTALIPVLLKVFSGFIPQEMKANYLLTNPAVWLFLLLLVIAVSLLAGLYPAFVLSAFRPVAVLKSKNTATSGSVWLRKSLIISQFIIAQVFVIGVLVVNKQLRFAQAQNMGFRKDAVINFYVPFDLSAPNNKKFLLRQQLASIPEIQAVSLGNQSPAFSGSMTNELTYQEKGKDIQLQVASRNGDTSYLNVYKIGLVAGRNITASDTANELLINETLAKQIGFTRPADAVGHTLHFNNGQIPVVGVMHDFHQASLHTAVSPLIYFSAPKFGYIMHVALQQNPETWNKAIKKMEAAWKKIYPDTDFDYSFLDKTVENFYKQDRQLSVLLSWSAGVAILISCLGMLGLVIFMTNKRVKEIGVRKVLGASVTQIITLLAAEFAKLLVIAFIIALPIAWWQTHQWLQNFAYHTALSWWIFLLGGMVMIVIALFIVSIRAGKAAMVNPVRSLRSE
- a CDS encoding DUF434 domain-containing protein; this translates as MTEVQPETRRNRGKDPEDDVLFGPVSEQQKLLTALDDMHYLLSKDYPPRATLALVGNRYRLRQRQILALQGMACSAQDINGRREKEVSANFIKGNTIFLDGFNVLIVMETLLSGGFVFRGLDGCYRDISSVHGSYKRVRQTLNVLVIIGQALQQLGAEKVVWIFDAPISNSGRLKTLCYEIAAHHQFAWDVYLDNSPDKYLVSEPRLIASSDAWVLNHCHQWFNLLWYMVGEVLNKGEGLNIIPAEI